The Kosakonia sp. SMBL-WEM22 sequence CCCGGACTCTGGCTGCTGAACTTGCACCACGCGGCATTCGTGTTAACGCCGTAGCGCCGGGAATGATTGCTTCAAAGATGGTTAAAAAGGTCTCAAGGACTGTTGTTCGTGATGTAACCAACTCAATCCCACTCAAGCGGTTAGGAAACTGTAATGAAGTTGCTGATACTATCGTTTGGTTATCGTCAGCAGCATCCAGTTATATCGTTGGGCAAACTATTGTTGTTGATGGTGGACTGGTCATGCGGTGATTTATGTCAAAGTATACTATCCCTCCGAAATTGTTTCTTGAGATGGGTGCATGGCGCCAACCTCTTATGATGGTCGATCGCATAGAGGATTATAAATATGGTGAAAACGGTTATATTCGCGTGATCAAACATGTAACATATAACGATTCCTACCTAATCGGGCATTTTCCGGGCAATCCCATTATGCCCGGTGTAATAGTTGCGGAAATATTCGGTCAGGCAAGTGAGTATTTTTCTTTTATCAGCGATGTTTGCGATATTTTTGCAGGGCGGTTCGGTACGTCATTAACCAGTTTGCGTGATTTTTACAGTGTTATTCACAGCCCCGAATTAGTCGCAATTATTCGTGAGCGTCGGGCTCAAGTCCGTGGTGTGCTGGCGTCACAAAATTTGAAGTTTAAAGGCACTGCTTATCCTGGAGATACTATTGAGATAATAAGCAGGCCAGCTTTTACCGATCCTGTCGGGTTCAAACACTACTCCGTTACGGCAAGCGTCGGTAAGAAAAATATTAGCCAAGGAACAATCATTAACTTTCGCGAAACTCTATTACAGGGATGAAAAAAATGACAGTAATGCAAAGTAAAATTGAAGAGCGCAAAGAGGTTATGTTCACTATTAAAACAGAGATTATTCAGCGTTTAAATATTTCTCGCGAACTGTCGCAAATTGACGACGATACGCCCTTGTTTGGTAATGGTCTGAAGTTGGATTCTGTTGATGCTACCGAAATTATTGTAATGCTGGATAAAGTTTTTAATATTCAGGTTAATGAAAGCGATGAGCCGTCATATATGCGTAGCATTAACAGCCTTGCTTCTTTTGTGATTGTTAAACGCCAGGCTTAATTTGGGTTGGTTTTTTTAATAAGGACTTCTATGAAATCGCTGCATGACTTACATTTAGCCAATAAGGCTAAAATGGGTATTTTTAATAATTATTTACTCCCGGCCGCGTATCACGAACCCAGCGTTGAGTATAGAGCGGTGAGAGAAAATGCACTGCTGGTTGATTATTCTCATATGTCGATAGTAAGCGTTATGGGTGATGATGCATGGGCTTTAGTTAATCATCTAGCTTCGGCTGATGTCTCTATCATCCGCGATGAACAAGGGCTTTATTCATTGGTGCTTAATGAGGATGGCACGATTAAAGGCGACATCTATATTTTGTGTACGCCCGATGGCTACTACATCTTGTCAGAAAATATTGCCGCGTCCGATATGATTAGCTCCCTCCATAACCTTCTGCTGCGTGCTGAAGAACTTGAGATCGCTGAACTACCTGCTATTAAGTCAATGACAGAGGAGGCGTGGGGGGCGCTTATGGTTGAAGGCCCTTACTCCTGGGAGTTGCTTGCTGAAGTCTACGGCTTCGATATCATCGGCTTACCCTACCATGAATATATTAACCAGGACGGCGAGTTGATTCTTTTTCGCTGCGGTAAACATGGAGAGTTTGCTTACCTGCTAGTTGGCCCACAGCCAGAGCTCGTAGATACATGGTCAATGCTTATTGAGAAAGGTGAAAAATATCAACTTAAAACAGGCGGTCTTGATTATCAGCGTACAGTGCGCATTGAAAATATGTGTTGGGATGAAAATATTTATGCCGACTTCAGCCGTCATCCGGCTGAACTGCAGTTGCAATGGGCTGTGCAATACGACAAAGAGGGCTTCATTGGTAAAGCGGCGGCTGTCGAGCGTTCCCATAATCCTGCAAAACGTAAAATTGTCGGCATCTGTCCACTAACGGATAGCACCGGAATCGCGCCCAATGACAAAGTTCTGGTCGATGATAAACAGGTCGGCGTAATCGTTAAATCTGCCTGGTCTCCTGCACTCGAGGCGTCAATTGCTCTCGCGCTGCTCGAAGATGATTACGCGTGGTCAGATATTTCAGGCTTCACTATCGAAACCGCTACGGCAAAGATCCCGGCAAAAACACAAACTCTTCCCTTTCTTTATAACTTGAGTCTGTTGGTCAACCCGACAGAGCACAGCTATATCGATGACACGAAGACACGACACGCTTAATCGTCCGCAACGCCAGTTTCCCGCGAGTGTAACTGGCTTTGTTAACCGTATCACCTCATGAGGTCTGTTTTTCACTTCTGCTGCAGGGATGAATAATGAAGAGCACTAGAAAAAGAGTGGTTGTTACCGGGATGGGTATACTTTCGTCTCTGGCTGAAACTCTCCAGGATTTTAAGTCCGCACTTCTTAATAAGAAGTGTGGCGTAACGGATAGCCAACGTTTTAGTACATGGTTCGAAAATGCGCGTGCAGCAGAGGTGATGCACGAGATTCATTACCCTGAGCTGTCAGATAAGGTCGTGCAGTCATTAGATAACGCTGCACTCTGGGCTTATAAAGTAGGTAAGGATGCGTTAAACCATGCGGGCCTTATCACAAACGCCTCTGCGCTCGAGGAAATGGGATTAATTGTTGGCGTCTCTTCTGCAGGCACAGAAGCCTTTCTGCCGCTATTTGAACAGCGCATTGAAGACTTCTCTCTGCGTAAGGCTCTCTATGCTGGCGGGTTCGCCTCTTGCTGCTCAAGCGTCTCAACGCTGCTTGGGGTAAAAGGAGGTGTAGAACTTGTAGCCACCGCCTGTACGGCCAGCCCGAACGCCATCGGTATAGCGTTCGACTATCTGCAAAACGGGAAAAGCAAAACGATGCTTGCCGTGGGAACGGAACCCATTTATTTGCCGACCTTCGCCGGTTTCTACGCCCTAAACGTCATGCATCCGGATACTTGTACTCCATTCTCTGGTCAACCTGGCATGTCCATTGGCGAAGGTGCAGGGGCTTTGGTACTGGAAGAGTATGAGCATGCTGTAGCGCGTGGAGCCACTATCTATGGTGAAATCCTCTCCTATGCTACCTCCTGCGACGCCTATCATTAGACCGGTCCCGATCCGCGTGCGAATGGCGCGGTACAGGTTATGCTCAAGGCGATGGCAAACGCGGGTGTCTCGCCTGAACAGATTGACTATGTTAATGCTCATGGCACCGGAACGGAGGCTAACGATCGGATAGAGAGCATGGCGATGACCAAAGTCTTCGGCCACCGCAAGGACTTGCTTGTCAGCTCAACTAAATCTTACTTTGGTCATAATATCGGCGCTGCTGGCATCGTGGAGTTAATCGCTTGTCTGGTTACCCTTCCTGACAATATCGTTTTGCCGACCCTCAACTTCTCAACTCCACGCCCCAATTGCGATTTGGACTACGTGGCAAATGAATTCAGAGAGAAAGAGGTTAATCTCTTTTTGAAAAACAACTATGCGTTTGGCGGTAATAACTGCTCCATGGTTATCAGTACAAGGCCTGCAACAGTACCTGTAACGCACTATTCCCCTAAGCGCGTTGCGATAACAGGCGCCGGTGCCGTAACGGCCATTGGACACACCGTCGGCGACATTTTGCAGAACATCTGGCAGCGGAGTACCACCGGAACCCTGGGGGGCGTGACATTCCCGCAGGATACGCTCGCCGAAGCCCGTGAGCTGTTAGCGGTTCTGGAAAAAACTGGCCAACTGAGCGACATATTCGGAAGTGAGTACGGCATAGGCGCGGGAAAAGTGCCGGTAGAGGAGGCGCATTTCAAAACTTTTCAGGTGCAGAATCTGGAACCCCGCAAGTATCTGCGCCGCTTTGATGCACGCAAAGCCACGCGCGGCGGAACTTTTGCTCTGGTCGCACTCTCAGAGGCGTTGAATAGCGGTAAGCGCAAAATTAAGCGCGACGGCGAAAACCTTGGGCTGATCATGGGAATGTCGCGCGGTCCGCAGGAGACAACCTATAAATATTTGCAAAGCCTCAAACCCGATCCGCGTAAAGTCCGCACCTCCGAGTTTCCCGGTTCGCTAATGAATGCGATTGCCACTTTTTGCGGCATCTCTGAAGGGATTAAAGGGTACACCACGACGCTGGCAACGGGCGAAAACGCAGCGCTTGGCGCACTGACTTATGGTTACGAACTCGTGCGGCAGAATCTGCAGCCGCAGGTAATTGTCGGTGGCGCGGATGAGTTTTTTCCCTCCATGGCGCTCTACATGGATGCCGTGACGCAAAAAATCGCCATGATCTCCGATGTGAGCGATTATCAAATTTATAGTGACGAGTCGAAAGGATATGTACCAGGCGAAGGCGCCTGTATGCTGTTGCTTGAGGATCCGCAGGCGGCGCGCGAGCGTGGTGTTGAAGTGCTGGCCGAAATTATCGGCTATGGAAAATCTTGTGATAACAGCTGGTTTGATTCCGCCCAGTTAGGCGAAAAATCGGCTGCCATGGCGCTTGCTATTCAACGCGCCCTTGCTGATGCCGGCATGAGCGTTCAGGAAATCGATCTGGTATGTGGCAGCAGCCACGGTGGACCTGCGCATGCGCAGGTTGAGATCAACGCCCTTTACGATGTATTTCACCAGAGCCATCCGCAGGTGCCGGTTGTTAATTACAACGCCTGTTTCGGTTTTGTCGCCTCAGTGGCCGCTCTGTTGAACTTGCTGGTGCTGACTGAATGCATGAAAACGCAATGCGTACCGGCAATGCCTGGCTCCCATCCCTTCTTTGATAAGCGAATGAATTTTGTGCGCGAGCCGCTCAGGCTTGCTGTTCGCCATGCGCTACTGGTTGGCGCAACAGAAGGTGGGAACTACTACGCGATGATTATAAAGGGGTAGCGCCGTGAAAAATGCAGCCCTGATTTCCGGCTACAGCCTGGCGCTACCCTATGCCCGTCATCCCGCGCAGCTGATTGATAATCTGCACCAGGGTATCCGCGTCAATACCACGCCCTGGTTTGCCAGCGAAGAGGAGGCCATCAAATGTGGATTTAAGCGAAATGTCAACGTCGCCCGGCTTAATACAACGAAAGAGAGCGATCTTGACCTCATCTGCTGCTTAATTGAAGAAGCAATAGCGCAGGCCGCTTTACCCCCCGCCGCGTTGGCGGGGGAGTCCGTCCGGGTCTATTTGACCGGTCTCGGCCCGCGTGTCGATGCGATGGACTACAAATCTTTTTACGACAAAAACGACATTGAAGATGTCGCGCTCTCAGAGTCGATAAAAAATCTGCATGTCCGAAATATGTCCCAGGATTATCTGGCTTTTAAACTGGCAGAAAAGTATCACCTGACAAACATTCCAGCTGCGATGCACTGCACCAGTAATTCCGCGTTGACAGCCATCCATTTGGGGTGCCAGGCCATTGAGCGCGGCGGCCTCAATCTGGTTTGCGTGATTAATTGCTCAAAAATTAATACCCAGGATATATGGTTCTTGGAAAATCAGTTGATGCTGGCAAGCAGGGTAGTGCAGCCGTTTGGTAAAAACAGCCAGGCTGTCTTATTTGCAGAAGGTTTTTCGGTGATATTGCTGGAGCGCCAAGGGTATCGTGGTGGGCCGAAGGGGAAACGCCATGTGAAGTTGCAATCAAACTATACCCAGACCAGTGCCGGGCGAAGCCACGATCCAACATGGCTTAGTACCAACCTGGTAAAAGTAATGCGCAGCGTAATGAGTGAAGCTGCGGTAACGCTGGATCAACTCTGCGCTATTATTCCACACGGCAACGGCTCTTCTACCAGCGATAAATCTGAAGCGCAAGCGATTTCAATGCTGGTGGGCGACCAAACAATACCGATACTGGCCTATAAAGGCATGCTGGGTTATACCGCCACCGGCTCCGGTATTGTCGATCTTATTATCGGTGCCGAGGCGTTGCGAAAGGGCGAGTTAATTCCCGCGGTGGCGAACGACGAGATAAGTGATGAAATATCTCAGCATTTATTAGTTGATCAGCCGATCGTCTCTCATCAAAAAAAATATTTGTTGAAAACTGGCCTCGGTGTTGATGGTTCAATTATCGGCATTGTCATTTCTCTATTCGCGAACGGAGAAGCAGCGTAATGAACGATGCAATATATCTCAATGCCTTTGCGATTATCGAGCCGGAAGATGATTTTTATATTTACTCTCCCGGATGGTTGAACGTCTGGGAATCACATCTCTACAACCAGGCGCTAAAAGAAACGGCTAAATGTGGCTGGGGTTTTAAACGTTTCGGTACAAGCAAAGCTGCCTATGCACAAGAAATGCTGCGTAAACCTGACTATATCCATTATATCGAGGCGCTTGAGCAGGCAGCCGAGGAAGTGTTACAGAGCCTCGGCGCAAAAGAGCGGATGCTATTATTAAAATCCCGCACTGCTTTTCTTTATGTTGATGCGTGGGGGGAGAGTGCAATTTTCGAAAATATAAGCAGCGCATTACACACCTCAACTATTGATACCTTGCCGAAAAATCTGCTGAAGAAATTCGCCATCAAAGATGTCAGTTGCAAAATGCGCGGCGAGAAGCTCTCGTTAATTGCTGCGATGCGCTGTGCACAGGATTATCTCTGCTGGGATACGTTTGATTTTGTGGTGGTGTGCGCCGCGTGGCGTGCAATACCGCTGCTGGTTTTCTCCGAAGCAGCATTAGCGGGCGAGGCTGGGAAGAGCAGAGCGCAGCAGAGAAGCGGTATTCATCTCAGCGTTGAGCGGGCAGGCTGTTTTATCTTTAGCCGCCGTGCAGGTGGCATCAGCGTTCGCTGCGGAAATTACCTTAGCTGGCAGGATGGCACGCAAACTCAGCGTGAGCTCTATGAGACTGCGAGCGATATCGACCTGTTCGCGCAGACCGATACGACAACACTTCGCCGGGTGCCTGAACAGGCGGCTAACGTCCTCGATCTCAGCGCTATGTTTGGAGCCAGCGGTTGTTTAACTCCCGCCCTAAGTTGGGAGTACCTGCAACATCAAGCACCTGGCGGGACAAAAATCCGCACTATCGTGAAAGATAGTTTTGGTGGTAGCGCCTGGTTCGACAGTTGGATCGACACTGAAAGGGAAGGCGCATGAAAAATAGCGTAAAAGCTCTGCCTGCCATTATTTTGAGCAATATATCAAAACAGTTTGGCGCAGGTGAAAGTCAGGTAAATGCATTAAAAAAGGTGAACATTGAGATTGCGAAGGGGGAATTTATCGCGCTGTGCGGCCCCTCCGGTAGCGGCAAAAGTACCCTGCTCAATATCCTCTCCGGGCTAGACCGCCCGAGCACAGGACAGGTTATTTTTTTAAATCATCTACTCAATAACCTTCCTGAAAACGAACTCGCCGCAATTCGAGGTAAGCATCTAGGCTTTATCTTTCAGTTTTTCAATCTGATTCCGGTGTTGAACGTGCTGGATAATATTTTTTATCCGCTGGTTCTCAATGGCTATTACGATAAAAAAGAGGCGAAAGCGCGCGCATTACATGCGCTCGACAGCGTCGGCCTCGCGCAACTTGCACGGCGAAAACCAGGCCAACTATCCGGAGGTCAGCAACAACGTGTGGCGATTGCCCGCGCGCTTGCCCATCAGCCGCGCATCGTTGTTGCCGATGAACCAACGGGGAATCTGGATTTAGCGACCGGCGAAGCGATCATGGATTTACTATTAAAAATTAACCAGGAAACACAAACCACCTTTATTGTTTCCACGCACTCCACCCCACTCAAGGATCGGGTGAAGCGGGTAATTGAAATCACGGATGGAGAATTAACTTATGATTCGGCCCGTTAAACGCAATCGCCTGAAGGGCGTCATCATCGCCTTGACGCTGGTAGTGAACACGGTAATTGCCGCACCAACGTCTGAAGTTGAGAAAATAATCCAGCAGGGGTTTCCGGCACAGCCGCAGGCGCTGGTGGAAACAACCTCTGCGTTGTGGCGTGAATATCGCCGTGAACAGCATATTGCCTCGCTGATCTTTTATGCCTACGGCTTGTTACAACAGGCAAAACACTATGCTGCGATTAATGATTTTATCCACGCCGCAGAGTATGCAAAAACCGGTTTTTTCTTTCTCGATGAAGCGGTGGAGTCAAACGACGATAATCTGCGGCTGCACTACCTGCGAGCGCGTATTGATGCTTATTTACCTGCGGAAAGCGGTCGATGCATTATCGCCCTGCATGACACCGAACGCTTACTAAATGCAGCGGGCTTATTCGATGAGAAAATGCTCATTCCCGTTCGTTATATGCGCTATCGCGCGCTCATCAATTGTCGGCAGCAGCACGACGCTGAGCGCCTGTTAAGTGAATTAAGACAATCAGGAGCGCAAGCAGAGAAATATATCCTCTTATCGCCTGGCGCCACGCCAGAGTGGGATCTGCAGGAAATGACGCAGATAGTGATGCCGCTATTAAAAGAGAAGTAAAGGAATCCATCATGTTATTTATTAATCTGGCGATGAGCGCTGTCCTGCTTTTTATACTTTTCTGTTTACTGTTCAGGTTCAGAGATACGCAGTTTGCTTTGCTGAATATTTTCCGCCATCGACGGCGCTCTTTCTCAACGCTTGCGGCAATTATGCTTGGCGGTGTGGCGATTTTTCTCTACGGCGGTTTTATTCAGTACTCCTTCTGGATTTTGAAAGAGCAAACCATTCGTACCAATATTGGTCATGTGCAAATTTATAATGCGGGCTATTTTGAGAGTGCAAAGAAAAATAAGAGCCTGATTAAAAATTATGCGGCATTGAAGCAAGACATTCTTGCTCAACCCGATTTAGCGGCGGATATTTCGACCATCTCGGGCCAGCTTGAATTTACTGGTGTGGCCTCACAATATGAAAACGAAACCACCAGTTATTTCTCCGGGCTTGGCGTCGAGCCTTTAGCTGCGTTAAAGCTTGGCTCATTCGATAAGCTCATTATCGGCAGCGACTTATCCCGCGTAAAAATGGACGAAGTGACCGCCGGAAGCGGACTTGCTAAAACCCTCAATGCCGCGTATGGCGACTGGCTCGATATTATGGTGGTTAATGCACAAGGAGGGCAGGGAGCAATATCTTTGAAAGTACGCGGTATTTTTGCCTCCGGTATTAAAGACTATGATGATACGGCAATGAAGATGCCGTTAACGACGGCGCAGCGCCTGATGGGAACAGAGGGTGTTAGTAAAATACTGATTCTACTCAATACAGAAAATGTGTCAGGCTTTGCAGCTAAACTTCGACACTTTATTGCCCAGCATCACTTACCGCTGATCGTAAAAGAGTGGAATAACGTCTCGCCGTTTTACCAGCAGGTCGAAGATCTTCTCTCAGGGATTTACTTTTTTATTAAACTTCTTGTCGCGGTAATTGTTATTTTTATGATTGGTAACTCCCTCACCATGAATATCATTGAGCGTACGCGAGAAATTACCACTTTGCGCGCTATTGGACTCAGGCCATGGCATGTTACGCGGCTATTTATTCTGGAAGGGATCTTTATTGGCATTATTGGCGCGACAGGGAGTCTGGCTATAGGAGTTGCCCTTGCATGGCTTATTAACATTCAAGGTATTGCGATGCCGCCTTCTCCGGGACAGTCGCAGGGCTATACCGCATTTATTAAAATCACGGATATAGATACGGTCTGGTTTACTTTTTTCTTACCGATCATTACCGCAATGTTCGCCTCTCTGCGCCCTTCATTACGCGCAGCAAAATTGAATTTAGCCGACGCTTTTAAATTTTCATAAACAGGACCGATTATGAATATTTTCTCTCCATTTCTTATTGCGCTGTCGATACTTCCTGCCATCTGCAATGCAACGCTGGCACAGGATATTATTCGCCGGGCTGATGAAATACGCTCACCTAATAAACCGTTCCGTTATACGGTTACGGTACATGAATATAAAGATATAGCCGGCGAAGCGGTTAATAAGCAGATTTTCGATGTGTCGATGCGCTTTATGAAGCCCGAAAATGGCCGGCCTGCGGATGCACGATCCCTTGTCCGTTTTATCTATCCTGCCAGAGACAAAGGTAAGGTCATGCTCTCTGATTGGTATGACTTATGGTTCTACTCACCGGAATTACGTCGCCCGATGCCTGTTTCGCCTGAGCAGCGCTTAGTCGGACAGATCGCTAATAGCGATGTTATTGTCACCAATTTTGATTACTCGTACCACGCTCACCTCACTGGCGAAACGACTTGTGGAAATATCGTCTGTTATCGACTCTCCCTTGAGCGAAAAACTGCTGCGGCAACCTATCCCAAAATTGTCTATCTGGTAGAGAAGGAGAGTTCCCGACCTTATACCGCCTCCTTTTATTCACAGGATGAGAAATTACTCAAAGAGGTACGTTACAAGGATTATCAGACGGTGCTGGGAGAAGCGCGGCCAATGAAGATCATTGTGCAAGATGCACGCCACAATAAGGGATTTACCGTTATGGAATATAGCAACGTCAGGCTTGAGTCCTTGCCAGAATTTTACTTTACCAGGGAAGCTATTCAGCGGGGTGTCAGGTGAGACGTTGTGTTAATACTCTGCTGCTTCCTTTGTCATTACTCGCCTCTTTCTCTCAGGCCTCTTGCCTCTCTGGCGATGAGGTGGCCGCGAATAGCGAAACCGCGCTGATGCTGCAAACCTCATATATGAAGCGCACCGCTTCACCGTGGAGGGTTGGCGGAGAACGTGCTTATGCCCCGACAAATGCTTTTCAGGATGCCGGAATAAAATTCAGCAGCAAATGTGCGGTTATCGAAAACCGTCTTGATATCGATTTCTCCCTCTCAGGCCTGACTTATTATGCATGGCATTTGCCCGGCCCTTTTGAAGAGGATCAGCAGCGTTCACGTGTGCTGCTCAATAGGTTGCAACTTAGCTACACCCTTTCTGACCGGCTTCGACTGGAGGCTGGAAAGTTAGCGTCAATACCGGGCCTCTTTTTTCTCAAATCACCCACCGCCCTGATGAGCAACTATTACGCGGGATTTAAAAACACGCGCATCTATGATCCAGCCATGCGCGCGAGTTATAGCGAATCCTCTTGGGGGGCACGCCTGGTTGATAACAACCGTAACTACAGCCTCTCTTTAACGGTCACTCCGAAGCTGGCGACCCTTAACCAGCGGTATGAAACATCCAGCAACTGGTCAGCAAAACGGCGCGGTAATGCGCAGGCGCGCTACTTGTTAAGGTATTCCGATTACCGACTGGCGAACCATACCCCAGCTCTTAGCCTGTTGCTCGGCGACACCCGCTCTCTCGCACTCTCGGACAGCTTCAGCTATACGCCAGCGCTCACCTTCAATGGCGAGGTGGCGTTGCATAACGCTCAGCAATGGCGGCACTTCTCGCCGGAACGTGCCGCAGAAGTTGTCGATTATCAGTTTCCCTCGTCGCTTTACCGCGCCGATCGTAACGCAGGGGTGGAGGTGGCCTTAGGGGCGCAATACACCACCCGCGACTTCGCTGTGCTGGGGCTTGAATACTACTTCCAGAGTGAAGGCTATTCAGAAAGTGAATGGCAACAGCAGGCACAACTCTCACGCTATCTGAACAGCGCCTCGCAGTCGGCGTTATTAGATCACATCTTCGATGCTTACAAATATCTGATGGGGGGAGAGATTGGGAATGTCGCCAACAGAGGCCAACTGCAAGGAAAACACTATTTGAGTGCCTATGGCAGTTTTCGCAGCGAGCAAGGCGCAACGCTCCAGCCCTATATCACGATGAATATGCGTGATAACAGCTCGCTGTTAGGCCTTCACGTCTCGACGCCAGTAGCGGCCTTTGATGACAGCCTCAATCTCTATGCTGGCGGCTGGACAGGGCTCGGCAAGCAGGATACGGAATTCGCTTTTTTTGGCAAAACCCTCGGATTTTATCTTGGACTTAACTATTTCCTATAAGGACATGGCAGATGAGTGAACACAACACTGAAAAACCGCTTGTATTACTGTTCGCCGGACAGGGCAATCCCGCTATCGGCATGGGCGCTGACTTATGGGATCTCACTCCGGCGGCAAAGCACATTTGGGATTGCGCCAGTGATGTATCAGGAATGGATCTGCGTCGTCTCTGCCTGAAAGGCCCGATGAATCGGTTGATCCAGACAACGGTACAGCAACTGGCGGTGACGGCAATTAATGTCACGCTCTATGCCCTTTGCCAGCAAGAATTCGATCGCTGTGTGATAGTCGGCTCCTGCGGACACAGCGTCGGCGAA is a genomic window containing:
- a CDS encoding 3-hydroxyacyl-ACP dehydratase FabZ family protein; amino-acid sequence: MSKYTIPPKLFLEMGAWRQPLMMVDRIEDYKYGENGYIRVIKHVTYNDSYLIGHFPGNPIMPGVIVAEIFGQASEYFSFISDVCDIFAGRFGTSLTSLRDFYSVIHSPELVAIIRERRAQVRGVLASQNLKFKGTAYPGDTIEIISRPAFTDPVGFKHYSVTASVGKKNISQGTIINFRETLLQG
- a CDS encoding outer membrane lipoprotein-sorting protein codes for the protein MNIFSPFLIALSILPAICNATLAQDIIRRADEIRSPNKPFRYTVTVHEYKDIAGEAVNKQIFDVSMRFMKPENGRPADARSLVRFIYPARDKGKVMLSDWYDLWFYSPELRRPMPVSPEQRLVGQIANSDVIVTNFDYSYHAHLTGETTCGNIVCYRLSLERKTAAATYPKIVYLVEKESSRPYTASFYSQDEKLLKEVRYKDYQTVLGEARPMKIIVQDARHNKGFTVMEYSNVRLESLPEFYFTREAIQRGVR
- a CDS encoding ABC transporter permease — its product is MLFINLAMSAVLLFILFCLLFRFRDTQFALLNIFRHRRRSFSTLAAIMLGGVAIFLYGGFIQYSFWILKEQTIRTNIGHVQIYNAGYFESAKKNKSLIKNYAALKQDILAQPDLAADISTISGQLEFTGVASQYENETTSYFSGLGVEPLAALKLGSFDKLIIGSDLSRVKMDEVTAGSGLAKTLNAAYGDWLDIMVVNAQGGQGAISLKVRGIFASGIKDYDDTAMKMPLTTAQRLMGTEGVSKILILLNTENVSGFAAKLRHFIAQHHLPLIVKEWNNVSPFYQQVEDLLSGIYFFIKLLVAVIVIFMIGNSLTMNIIERTREITTLRAIGLRPWHVTRLFILEGIFIGIIGATGSLAIGVALAWLINIQGIAMPPSPGQSQGYTAFIKITDIDTVWFTFFLPIITAMFASLRPSLRAAKLNLADAFKFS
- a CDS encoding beta-ketoacyl synthase N-terminal-like domain-containing protein, with the protein product MKNAALISGYSLALPYARHPAQLIDNLHQGIRVNTTPWFASEEEAIKCGFKRNVNVARLNTTKESDLDLICCLIEEAIAQAALPPAALAGESVRVYLTGLGPRVDAMDYKSFYDKNDIEDVALSESIKNLHVRNMSQDYLAFKLAEKYHLTNIPAAMHCTSNSALTAIHLGCQAIERGGLNLVCVINCSKINTQDIWFLENQLMLASRVVQPFGKNSQAVLFAEGFSVILLERQGYRGGPKGKRHVKLQSNYTQTSAGRSHDPTWLSTNLVKVMRSVMSEAAVTLDQLCAIIPHGNGSSTSDKSEAQAISMLVGDQTIPILAYKGMLGYTATGSGIVDLIIGAEALRKGELIPAVANDEISDEISQHLLVDQPIVSHQKKYLLKTGLGVDGSIIGIVISLFANGEAA
- a CDS encoding phosphopantetheine-binding protein: MTVMQSKIEERKEVMFTIKTEIIQRLNISRELSQIDDDTPLFGNGLKLDSVDATEIIVMLDKVFNIQVNESDEPSYMRSINSLASFVIVKRQA
- a CDS encoding ABC transporter ATP-binding protein, yielding MKNSVKALPAIILSNISKQFGAGESQVNALKKVNIEIAKGEFIALCGPSGSGKSTLLNILSGLDRPSTGQVIFLNHLLNNLPENELAAIRGKHLGFIFQFFNLIPVLNVLDNIFYPLVLNGYYDKKEAKARALHALDSVGLAQLARRKPGQLSGGQQQRVAIARALAHQPRIVVADEPTGNLDLATGEAIMDLLLKINQETQTTFIVSTHSTPLKDRVKRVIEITDGELTYDSAR
- a CDS encoding ATP-binding protein: MNDAIYLNAFAIIEPEDDFYIYSPGWLNVWESHLYNQALKETAKCGWGFKRFGTSKAAYAQEMLRKPDYIHYIEALEQAAEEVLQSLGAKERMLLLKSRTAFLYVDAWGESAIFENISSALHTSTIDTLPKNLLKKFAIKDVSCKMRGEKLSLIAAMRCAQDYLCWDTFDFVVVCAAWRAIPLLVFSEAALAGEAGKSRAQQRSGIHLSVERAGCFIFSRRAGGISVRCGNYLSWQDGTQTQRELYETASDIDLFAQTDTTTLRRVPEQAANVLDLSAMFGASGCLTPALSWEYLQHQAPGGTKIRTIVKDSFGGSAWFDSWIDTEREGA
- a CDS encoding aminomethyltransferase family protein, which codes for MKSLHDLHLANKAKMGIFNNYLLPAAYHEPSVEYRAVRENALLVDYSHMSIVSVMGDDAWALVNHLASADVSIIRDEQGLYSLVLNEDGTIKGDIYILCTPDGYYILSENIAASDMISSLHNLLLRAEELEIAELPAIKSMTEEAWGALMVEGPYSWELLAEVYGFDIIGLPYHEYINQDGELILFRCGKHGEFAYLLVGPQPELVDTWSMLIEKGEKYQLKTGGLDYQRTVRIENMCWDENIYADFSRHPAELQLQWAVQYDKEGFIGKAAAVERSHNPAKRKIVGICPLTDSTGIAPNDKVLVDDKQVGVIVKSAWSPALEASIALALLEDDYAWSDISGFTIETATAKIPAKTQTLPFLYNLSLLVNPTEHSYIDDTKTRHA